The following are from one region of the Paracoccus sp. S3-43 genome:
- a CDS encoding class 1 fructose-bisphosphatase, with product MTTPSIDTTHIPPDFRPLMLALARGGATLAGVIRRGDGSLSTEVGTNSDGDGQKRLDVQADALFRDALRDAGIRWFTSEEQAEPVAMQPNGAFALAIDPLDGSSNIDTNVSIGTIFAVYPGQDQAETSFLRPARDLIAGGYIIYGPRCCLVASFGDGTQIYTLNPDTDSFDLTSPRATLPDCFFEFAINASNYRHWPRPIRAYIDDCIAGIDGPRERNFNMRWIASLVAEAHRILMRGGIFLYPADARKGYDRGRLRLLYECAPIAFVIEQAGGRATDGALPILDAQITDLHGRTPLVFGSAEKVDRVAAYHDLPEAEVSALFGHRGLFRA from the coding sequence ATGACGACGCCCAGCATTGACACCACGCATATTCCGCCGGATTTCCGGCCGCTGATGCTGGCCCTGGCGCGGGGCGGGGCGACGCTGGCGGGCGTGATCCGTCGCGGCGACGGCAGCCTGTCGACCGAGGTCGGCACGAACAGCGACGGCGACGGCCAGAAGCGGCTGGACGTGCAGGCCGACGCGCTGTTCCGCGACGCGCTGCGCGACGCGGGCATCCGCTGGTTCACCAGCGAGGAACAGGCCGAACCCGTCGCCATGCAGCCGAACGGCGCCTTTGCCCTGGCCATCGACCCGCTGGACGGATCGTCCAACATCGACACCAATGTCTCGATCGGCACGATCTTCGCCGTCTATCCCGGACAGGACCAGGCCGAGACCAGCTTCCTGCGCCCCGCCCGCGACCTGATCGCCGGGGGATACATCATCTATGGCCCGCGCTGCTGCCTGGTGGCCAGTTTCGGCGACGGCACGCAGATCTATACGCTGAACCCGGACACCGACAGCTTCGACCTGACCAGCCCGCGCGCGACCCTGCCGGACTGCTTCTTCGAATTCGCCATCAACGCGTCCAATTACCGCCACTGGCCGCGCCCGATCCGCGCCTATATCGACGACTGCATCGCCGGGATCGACGGCCCGCGAGAGCGCAATTTCAACATGCGCTGGATCGCGTCGCTGGTGGCCGAGGCGCACCGGATCCTGATGCGGGGCGGCATCTTCCTGTATCCAGCCGATGCCCGCAAAGGCTATGATCGGGGCCGGCTGCGGCTGCTGTATGAATGCGCGCCCATCGCCTTTGTCATCGAGCAGGCGGGCGGGCGGGCGACCGACGGCGCGCTGCCGATCCTCGATGCGCAGATCACCGACCTGCACGGCCGCACGCCGCTGGTCTTCGGTTCGGCCGAAAAGGTCGACCGCGTCGCCGCCTATCACGACCTGCCCGAAGCCGAGGTCTCGGCCCTGTTCGGCCATCGCGGCCTGTTCCGCGCCTGA
- a CDS encoding phosphoribulokinase yields the protein MSKKHPIISVTGSSGAGTTTVKATFDQIFRREGIRAVSIEGDAFHRFDRQAMKDELARRQAAGDQTFSHFSFDANELEKLEEIFRIYGETGRGETRHYVHDDREAERWGSAPGTFTDWAPFEEGSDLLFYEGLHGAVVNDTVNLARHADLKIGVVPVINLEWIQKIHRDKASRGYSTEAVTDTILRRMHAYVHCICPQFTQTDINFQRVPVVDTSNPFIARWIPTPDESLVVIRFRNPRGIDFPYLTQMIDGSWMTRPNSIVIPGPKTDLAMQLILTPMILRLIDDAKRA from the coding sequence ATGAGCAAGAAGCATCCCATCATCTCGGTCACAGGCAGTTCCGGCGCGGGCACCACCACCGTCAAGGCGACCTTCGACCAGATCTTCCGCCGCGAGGGCATCCGCGCCGTCAGCATCGAGGGCGACGCCTTCCACCGCTTCGACCGGCAGGCGATGAAGGACGAACTGGCCCGCCGCCAGGCCGCGGGCGACCAGACCTTCAGCCATTTCAGCTTCGACGCCAACGAGCTGGAAAAGCTTGAGGAGATCTTCCGCATCTATGGCGAGACCGGCCGGGGCGAGACGCGCCACTATGTCCATGACGACCGCGAGGCCGAACGCTGGGGCAGCGCGCCCGGCACCTTCACCGACTGGGCGCCGTTCGAGGAAGGATCCGACCTGCTGTTCTATGAAGGGCTGCACGGCGCGGTGGTCAACGATACGGTCAACCTGGCCCGGCATGCCGACCTGAAGATCGGCGTGGTGCCGGTCATCAACCTGGAATGGATCCAGAAGATCCACCGCGACAAGGCCAGCCGGGGCTATTCGACCGAGGCCGTGACCGACACCATCCTGCGCCGGATGCACGCCTATGTTCACTGCATCTGCCCGCAATTCACCCAGACCGACATCAATTTCCAGCGGGTGCCGGTGGTCGATACCTCGAACCCGTTCATCGCCCGCTGGATCCCCACGCCCGACGAAAGCCTGGTGGTGATCCGGTTCCGCAATCCGCGCGGCATCGACTTTCCCTATCTGACCCAGATGATCGACGGATCCTGGATGACGCGGCCCAATTCCATCGTCATCCCCGGTCCCAAGACCGACCTCGCCATGCAGTTGATCCTGACGCCGATGATCCTGCGCCTGATCGACGACGCCAAGCGCGCCTAA